The following are from one region of the Carassius auratus strain Wakin chromosome 13, ASM336829v1, whole genome shotgun sequence genome:
- the LOC113113054 gene encoding protein delta homolog 2-like isoform X1 has product MKLTVVLLLCGCGVLFKHNCEAQAETSPTPSVSNCTCELGHGKCAENGDCRCDPGWGGPRCDDCVRMPGCVHGSCHQPWQCTCVDGWAGRFCDKDILVCSREQPCQNGATCVLNGSGDYSCLCPEGFHGRDCELKTGPCQKTKSPCKNGGLCEDLGGYAPELSCRCLAGFTGPRCETNMDDCLMRPCANGATCLDAVNRFSCLCPAGFTGRFCTINLDDCASQPCLNGGRCIDRVSTFQCFCSPGFTGRTCETPVWESGPQAVSPFRGEGDRVTQVYRSYWTTPHSFKISVVTQHGAEGLSELQLIILLVLGGLTLAVVALTAGLVLRGHCQDRSARCRCRPAPAHHRPFHRCRTNSVPAQQECKISFLQPSTPAELEKKRLNTHII; this is encoded by the exons CAGAAACATCTCCAACACCCTCGGTCAGTAACTGCACGTGTGAACTGGGTCatggaaaatgtgctgaaaacgGTGATTGCAG GTGTGATCCGGGATGGGGTGGACCGCGTTGTGATGACTGCGTGCGAATGCCTGGATGTGTGCATGGCTCCTGCCATCAGCCCTGGCAGTGCACCTGCGTGGACGGGTGGGCGGGCCGATTCTGTGACAAAG ATATTTTGGTGTGCTCCCGAGAGCAGCCGTGTCAGAATGGGGCTACTTGTGTCTTGAATGGCTCTGGGGATTACAGCTGCTTATGTCCCGAAGGCTTTCATGGACGGGACTGTGAACTGAAAACAGGGCCTTGCCAAAAGACTAA GTCCCCCTGCAAGAACGGCGGCCTCTGTGAGGATCTGGGTGGTTACGCTCCAGAACTGTCTTGTCGATGCCTGGCTGGCTTCACAGGGCCCCGCTGCGAGACCAACATGGACGACTGCCTGATGCGCCCCTGTGCCAACGGCGCCACCTGTTTGGATGCCGTGAACCGTTTTTCCTGCCTGTGCCCTGCGGGTTTCACCGGCCGTTTCTGCACCATCAACCTGGACGACTGCGCCAGCCAGCCCTGCCTCAACGGAGGACGCTGTATAGACCGAGTCTCCACCTTCCAGTGCTTCTGCTCTCCAGGGTTCACTGGAAGAACTTGTGAGACCCCCGTCTGGGAGTCAGGACCTCAAGCCGTGTCTCCGTTCAGGGGCGAAGGAGACCGAGTTACTCAAGTCTATCGCTCCTACTGGACCACTCCACACTCGTTCAAAATCTCAGTGGTGACTCAGCATGGTGCAGAAGGGCTGTCAGAGCTGCAGCTCATCATCCTGCTGGTGTTGGGGGGCTTGACTTTGGCTGTGGTGGCGCTAACGGCTGGTCTGGTGCTGCGCGGACATTGCCAGGATCGATCGGCTCGCTGTCGGTGCAGGCCGGCTCCCGCTCACCATCGCCCCTTCCACCGATGCCGGACGAACTCTGTGCCTGCGCAACAGGAATGCAAGATCAGCTTCCTCCAGCCTTCGACTCCAGCTGAGCTCGAGAAGAAGAGGCTGAACACCCACATCATTTAG
- the LOC113113054 gene encoding protein delta homolog 2-like isoform X2 — protein sequence MKLTVVLLLCGCGVLFKHNCEAQETSPTPSVSNCTCELGHGKCAENGDCRCDPGWGGPRCDDCVRMPGCVHGSCHQPWQCTCVDGWAGRFCDKDILVCSREQPCQNGATCVLNGSGDYSCLCPEGFHGRDCELKTGPCQKTKSPCKNGGLCEDLGGYAPELSCRCLAGFTGPRCETNMDDCLMRPCANGATCLDAVNRFSCLCPAGFTGRFCTINLDDCASQPCLNGGRCIDRVSTFQCFCSPGFTGRTCETPVWESGPQAVSPFRGEGDRVTQVYRSYWTTPHSFKISVVTQHGAEGLSELQLIILLVLGGLTLAVVALTAGLVLRGHCQDRSARCRCRPAPAHHRPFHRCRTNSVPAQQECKISFLQPSTPAELEKKRLNTHII from the exons AAACATCTCCAACACCCTCGGTCAGTAACTGCACGTGTGAACTGGGTCatggaaaatgtgctgaaaacgGTGATTGCAG GTGTGATCCGGGATGGGGTGGACCGCGTTGTGATGACTGCGTGCGAATGCCTGGATGTGTGCATGGCTCCTGCCATCAGCCCTGGCAGTGCACCTGCGTGGACGGGTGGGCGGGCCGATTCTGTGACAAAG ATATTTTGGTGTGCTCCCGAGAGCAGCCGTGTCAGAATGGGGCTACTTGTGTCTTGAATGGCTCTGGGGATTACAGCTGCTTATGTCCCGAAGGCTTTCATGGACGGGACTGTGAACTGAAAACAGGGCCTTGCCAAAAGACTAA GTCCCCCTGCAAGAACGGCGGCCTCTGTGAGGATCTGGGTGGTTACGCTCCAGAACTGTCTTGTCGATGCCTGGCTGGCTTCACAGGGCCCCGCTGCGAGACCAACATGGACGACTGCCTGATGCGCCCCTGTGCCAACGGCGCCACCTGTTTGGATGCCGTGAACCGTTTTTCCTGCCTGTGCCCTGCGGGTTTCACCGGCCGTTTCTGCACCATCAACCTGGACGACTGCGCCAGCCAGCCCTGCCTCAACGGAGGACGCTGTATAGACCGAGTCTCCACCTTCCAGTGCTTCTGCTCTCCAGGGTTCACTGGAAGAACTTGTGAGACCCCCGTCTGGGAGTCAGGACCTCAAGCCGTGTCTCCGTTCAGGGGCGAAGGAGACCGAGTTACTCAAGTCTATCGCTCCTACTGGACCACTCCACACTCGTTCAAAATCTCAGTGGTGACTCAGCATGGTGCAGAAGGGCTGTCAGAGCTGCAGCTCATCATCCTGCTGGTGTTGGGGGGCTTGACTTTGGCTGTGGTGGCGCTAACGGCTGGTCTGGTGCTGCGCGGACATTGCCAGGATCGATCGGCTCGCTGTCGGTGCAGGCCGGCTCCCGCTCACCATCGCCCCTTCCACCGATGCCGGACGAACTCTGTGCCTGCGCAACAGGAATGCAAGATCAGCTTCCTCCAGCCTTCGACTCCAGCTGAGCTCGAGAAGAAGAGGCTGAACACCCACATCATTTAG
- the LOC113113056 gene encoding male-enhanced antigen 1-like, which yields MEVARPRGMGPERISPSSEEDEAEDRPLDTAVPGEWSGEDMEEDEDEDGGAGYYYQPLNQEPEGTSGSHTEPVDEGSPAEQLQEVQGRIEAMGLFLPQPPPPDSDEEEDPEGAAAWRSYASIPMDEDQVELVKRTMAAVNLPTLVIPAWAQEISDDQWKDMVQQTLQSTHSSARPRLERK from the exons ATGGAAGTGGCGAGGCCCCGAGGGATGGGTCCAGAGAGAATCTCCCCGAGCTCCGAGGAGGATGAGGCGGAAGACCGGCCTCTAGACACCGCTGTGCCGGGGGAGTGGAGCGGAGAGGACATGGAGGAGGACGAGGACGAGGACGGAGGCGCTGGATATTACTATCAGCCTCTGAATCAAGAGCCAGAGGGGACGAGCGGCTCACACACAGAGCCCGTGGATGAAGGCTCCCCCGCAGAGCAGCTGCAGGAGGTCCAGGGGCGAATAGAG GCCATGGGTCTGTTCCTGCCCCAGCCTCCTCCTCCTGAcagtgatgaagaggaggatCCTGAAGGAGCCGCTGCTTGGAGAAGTTACGCGTCCATTCCCATGGATGAAG ATCAAGTTGAGCTGGTGAAACGGACCATGGCGGCTGTAAATCTGCCGACTCTAGTAATCCCTGCGTGGGCCCAGGAGATCTCAGATGACCAGTGGAAGGACATGGTCCAGCAGACGCTTCAGTCCACACACAGCTCTGCACGCCCGAGACTGGAACGCAAGTGA